One region of Mangifera indica cultivar Alphonso chromosome 3, CATAS_Mindica_2.1, whole genome shotgun sequence genomic DNA includes:
- the LOC123210882 gene encoding NAC domain-containing protein 7, which translates to MNSFSHVPPGFRFYPTDEELVDYYLRKKVASKRIDLDVIKDVDLYKIEPWDLQELCKIGTEEQNEWYFFSHKDKKYPTGTRTNRATKAGFWKATGRDKAIYSRHSLIGMRKTLVFYKGRAPNGQKSDWIMHEYRLETNENGAPQEEGWVVCRVFKKRMTTVRKMGEYESSCWYDDQLSFIPEIDSPRRIPPPYSSYHLHYPCKQELEVQYNMSHQNAFLQLPQLESPKVLQSAASVSCNSVVPYGYDRNNGSTLQSATLTQEEQMQQCHQQDFNSLYSNNNEQAVDQVTDWRVLDKFVASQLSHEDASKETNYSSAAEFHVAEQMNFLAHGSKRPEITHEYASTSTYSCQIDLWK; encoded by the exons atgaattcatTTTCACATGTTCCTCCAGGCTTCAGATTCTATCCCACAGATGAAGAACTCGTTGATTACTACCTCAGAAAAAAAGTTGCTTCTAAAAGGATCGATCTAGATGTTATCAAAGATGTTGATCTTTACAAAATTGAGCCATGGGATCTTCAAG AATTGTGCAAAATAGGAACCGAAGAGCAGAATGAATGGTATTTCTTTAGCCATAAAGACAAGAAGTATCCAACTGGAACTCGCACTAATAGAGCTACAAAAGCTGGATTTTGGAAAGCCACAGGAAGGGACAAGGCTATATACTCCAGGCATAGCTTGATCGGCATGAGAAAAACCTTAGTGTTTTACAAAGGTCGAGCTCCAAATGGCCAAAAATCGGACTGGATCATGCATGAATATCGACTTGAAACTAATGAAAATGGAGCTCCTCAG GAAGAAGGATGGGTGGTATGTAGGGTGTTCAAGAAGCGAATGACCACAGTGCGGAAAATGGGAGAATACGAGTCTTCATGTTGGTACGACGATCAACTCTCATTCATCCCAGAAATCGATTCTCCAAGGCGTATTCCTCCGCCTTATTCATCATATCATCTCCACTATCCATGCAAACAAGAACTTGAGGTGCAGTATAATATGTCTCATCAGAACGCTTTCCTCCAACTTCCCCAGTTAGAAAGCCCTAAAGTTCTACAATCAGCAGCAAGTGTGAGTTGCAATTCAGTAGTTCCATATGGTTATGATAGAAACAACGGAAGCACTTTGCAGTCCGCTACTCTCACTCAAGAAGAGCAGATGCAACAATGTCATCAACAAGATTTTAACTCACTTTATAGCAACAACAATGAACAAGCGGTGGATCAAGTGACAGACTGGCGAGTACTTGACAAATTTGTCGCATCTCAGTTGAGCCATGAGGATGCTTCAAAGGAAACCAATTATTCCAGTGCAGCTGAATTTCATGTTGCTGAACAAATGAATTTCCTTGCCCATGGATCCAAAAGGCCTGAGATTACTCATGAATATGCTTCGACGTCGACCTACAGCTGCCAAATTGATCTGTGGAAGTGA